A stretch of the Bacillus sp. B-jedd genome encodes the following:
- a CDS encoding four-carbon acid sugar kinase family protein produces MGRKMIVLDDDPTGVQTIHGLSVYTSWDLKALREAFEEPQEMFFILTNSRSFSVEKTICAHREIAANIVQVSKETGMDFVIICRGDSTLRGHYLLEMDVLSEAIQELAGTEIDGQIIGPCFFEGGRVTIDNIHYLADKGELVPVGETEFARDKTFGFQNSHLGKYVEEKTKGKYKAAECVYFDHKELTDHNIGGLAAKLASVSKGSKVIVNAVDYNQLNAFCKVLLIAMNKNKRFIIRSAASFVKAFGKISDQPLLTGEQLIQKDNKNGGIVIVGSHVNKTTRQLEKLKNAELPVDFIEFNIQKAIEGSGLESEVESILAKAQGVLRRGRHAVIFTSREVFSSKELNKEELLQISVGISDALSSIVRKLEITPSFIVAKGGITSSDVAIKGLKVKKALVMGQIKKGIPVWMTGEESKFPFMPYIIFPGNVGEDSDLREIISELNH; encoded by the coding sequence ATGGGCAGAAAAATGATTGTTTTAGATGACGATCCTACTGGAGTTCAGACGATTCACGGCTTATCTGTATACACTAGCTGGGATTTAAAGGCGTTGAGGGAAGCTTTCGAAGAACCTCAGGAAATGTTTTTTATCTTAACTAATTCAAGGAGTTTTTCGGTAGAGAAAACGATTTGCGCGCATCGGGAAATAGCCGCGAATATCGTGCAAGTATCTAAAGAAACTGGAATGGACTTTGTAATCATCTGCAGAGGGGACTCCACTCTTAGAGGGCATTACTTATTGGAAATGGATGTGCTGTCAGAGGCGATTCAAGAGCTTGCTGGAACGGAAATCGATGGTCAAATTATTGGTCCATGCTTTTTCGAAGGCGGCCGTGTGACGATTGACAATATCCACTACCTTGCCGACAAGGGGGAGTTGGTTCCGGTAGGAGAGACAGAATTTGCGAGGGATAAGACGTTTGGCTTTCAAAATTCCCACCTTGGAAAGTATGTCGAGGAAAAAACTAAGGGAAAATACAAAGCGGCCGAATGCGTCTATTTTGACCATAAGGAATTAACCGATCACAATATTGGCGGATTAGCGGCAAAGCTGGCTTCGGTTTCAAAAGGGTCAAAAGTTATTGTAAATGCTGTTGATTATAATCAGCTGAACGCATTTTGCAAGGTGCTTTTAATCGCCATGAATAAAAACAAACGGTTTATCATTAGATCCGCGGCTTCATTTGTTAAGGCTTTCGGGAAAATTTCCGACCAGCCACTACTGACAGGTGAACAACTGATTCAAAAAGATAATAAAAATGGTGGCATCGTAATCGTTGGCTCCCATGTCAACAAAACCACCAGACAGCTGGAAAAATTAAAAAATGCGGAACTCCCGGTTGATTTTATTGAGTTTAATATACAAAAAGCTATTGAAGGCAGTGGTTTGGAGAGTGAAGTCGAATCGATATTGGCAAAGGCACAAGGAGTTTTGCGTAGGGGCCGGCATGCTGTCATTTTTACGAGCAGAGAGGTGTTTTCCTCAAAAGAGCTTAACAAAGAAGAGCTGTTGCAAATCTCTGTCGGTATTTCCGATGCTTTGAGCAGTATCGTGAGAAAATTGGAGATTACGCCCTCATTTATTGTTGCAAAGGGAGGCATAACATCCAGCGACGTCGCGATAAAAGGTTTGAAAGTCAAGAAAGCGCTTGTAATGGGTCAAATCAAAAAGGGCATTCCCGTCTGGATGACTGGCGAAGAAAGCAAATTTCCATTTATGCCGTATATTATTTTTCCAGGCAATGTCGGGGAAGATTCGGACTTGCGTGAAATCATCTCTGAATTGAACCATTGA
- the nagE gene encoding N-acetylglucosamine-specific PTS transporter subunit IIBC has protein sequence MKNYFQRLGRSLMLPVAVLPAAAILMGIGYWIDPTGWGADSPLAAFLIKAGASIIDNIPILFAVGIAFGMSKERDGSAALSGLVAYLVVTTLLSPGSVSMLQGIEVEKVDPAFGKIGNAFIGIISGIIASNMYNRFSHVKLPDALAFFSGKRLVPIMTAVTMLVVSGALFFVWPAIFSGLVSFGTGMSKLGAVGAGLYGFFNRLLIPTGLHHALNSVFWFDVAGINDIGNFWASKGVKGVTGMYQAGFFPVMMFGLPAAALAMVHTAKTKKKKQAASLMLAAGFAAFFTGVTEPIEFAFMFLAPGLYLVHAVLTGLSLTVAALFHWTAGFGFSAGLVDFILSSRLPLANQPYMLLVQGLVFAVIYYFLFRFIITKFNLKTPGREEDEDLEVEDEAYAAGDDKHAVLAAKIYDGLGGKENVKAIDNCTTRLRLEVKDMDAVDQKKIKATGVPGVNVVGPHSIQVIVGTSVQFVADEMAKLHRR, from the coding sequence GTGAAAAATTATTTTCAACGGCTTGGCCGCTCTTTGATGCTGCCAGTAGCTGTCTTGCCGGCAGCCGCGATTTTAATGGGTATTGGTTACTGGATCGACCCTACCGGGTGGGGTGCTGACAGTCCGCTCGCAGCTTTCCTAATCAAGGCGGGCGCTTCAATCATTGATAATATTCCAATCCTTTTTGCTGTCGGTATCGCATTTGGGATGTCCAAGGAAAGAGATGGATCCGCGGCTCTCAGCGGTCTCGTGGCCTATCTTGTCGTCACCACTTTACTATCGCCTGGAAGTGTATCCATGCTTCAAGGTATTGAAGTGGAAAAGGTTGACCCAGCCTTTGGCAAAATCGGAAATGCCTTTATCGGAATTATCTCAGGTATTATTGCTTCCAATATGTACAACCGTTTCAGCCATGTAAAGCTGCCTGATGCGCTGGCATTTTTCAGCGGTAAGAGGCTTGTTCCAATTATGACAGCAGTTACCATGCTCGTTGTTTCAGGCGCATTATTCTTTGTCTGGCCGGCTATTTTCTCTGGCTTGGTCTCTTTCGGTACAGGAATGAGTAAATTAGGTGCTGTAGGCGCCGGTTTGTACGGATTCTTCAACCGTCTATTAATCCCGACTGGTTTGCACCACGCATTGAATTCCGTTTTCTGGTTTGACGTGGCGGGTATTAATGATATCGGGAATTTCTGGGCTAGCAAGGGCGTAAAGGGCGTTACTGGTATGTACCAGGCCGGATTCTTCCCTGTTATGATGTTCGGTCTGCCAGCCGCGGCATTAGCCATGGTCCATACAGCCAAAACAAAGAAGAAGAAACAAGCTGCTTCCTTAATGCTTGCAGCAGGTTTCGCGGCATTCTTCACTGGCGTTACAGAGCCAATCGAATTTGCATTTATGTTCCTGGCTCCTGGACTTTATCTTGTCCACGCAGTACTAACTGGCCTTTCATTAACAGTTGCGGCCCTATTCCACTGGACAGCAGGATTCGGGTTCAGTGCGGGACTGGTTGACTTTATCCTTAGCTCTAGGTTGCCATTGGCAAACCAGCCATACATGCTGCTTGTTCAGGGGCTCGTATTCGCTGTTATTTACTACTTCTTATTCCGTTTCATTATTACGAAATTCAATCTTAAAACGCCTGGCCGTGAAGAGGATGAGGATCTGGAAGTTGAAGATGAAGCTTATGCTGCTGGCGATGATAAGCATGCAGTATTGGCTGCCAAGATTTATGATGGCCTCGGCGGCAAGGAAAACGTTAAGGCGATTGACAACTGTACAACAAGGCTGCGCCTTGAAGTAAAGGATATGGATGCGGTTGACCAGAAGAAAATCAAAGCAACAGGCGTTCCGGGCGTTAACGTAGTCGGACCGCACAGCATTCAAGTCATTGTCGGAACAAGTGTCCAATTCGTTGCAGACGAAATGGCAAAATTGCATAGAAGATAA
- a CDS encoding PRD domain-containing protein: MRLKKILNNNAIIIRDGNEEKIAIGTGIAFQKKKNDIIDSRKIEKLFVLNEHEKFQQLLQKIPTEHFTLTEEIIDYAEKALGTKLNSHIHLSLTDHLTFAIDRIRSGIILKNKLLNEIKILYKKEFQISLWALEHIKKKLNIEMPIDEAGFISLHLHAANAENANMKQTIRQTTIINEMVRTFNAYFNMEVSEENISYQRFITHLRFALLRIDNEEPYSLDSEMNQLIINKYPVAYDCAKEMARVLLHKYEISLATDELGYLTLHIERLRNLDQ, translated from the coding sequence ATGAGGTTAAAAAAAATATTAAACAATAATGCGATTATCATTAGAGACGGAAACGAAGAGAAAATTGCCATCGGGACGGGAATCGCTTTTCAAAAAAAGAAAAACGATATCATCGATTCACGAAAAATTGAAAAACTATTTGTCCTGAATGAACATGAAAAGTTTCAGCAGCTCCTTCAAAAAATACCTACCGAACATTTCACGCTTACCGAGGAAATTATTGATTATGCCGAGAAGGCTTTGGGGACGAAATTAAACAGCCATATTCATTTATCCTTAACTGACCACCTTACTTTTGCCATCGATAGGATCCGCTCTGGAATCATTCTTAAAAATAAGCTCTTGAATGAAATTAAAATCCTTTATAAAAAGGAATTCCAAATAAGTCTTTGGGCACTCGAACACATCAAAAAGAAGCTTAATATCGAAATGCCGATTGATGAAGCTGGCTTTATATCCCTCCATCTCCATGCTGCGAATGCTGAAAACGCAAATATGAAGCAGACGATTCGGCAAACCACCATTATTAACGAAATGGTTAGAACCTTTAATGCGTATTTTAATATGGAAGTTTCCGAAGAAAACATCTCTTATCAAAGGTTCATTACCCATCTCCGTTTCGCTTTATTGAGAATCGATAATGAGGAACCCTATAGTTTGGACAGTGAGATGAACCAGTTAATTATCAATAAATACCCAGTTGCCTACGATTGCGCGAAAGAAATGGCCAGGGTTCTTTTGCATAAATATGAAATTTCCCTTGCCACAGATGAACTTGGTTATCTTACCCTTCATATTGAACGATTAAGGAACCTCGACCAATAG
- a CDS encoding GNAT family N-acetyltransferase — protein sequence MELTKEKIRIVEYHEGLAEGVAQMWNKSREGWGGDAQITTAEKVRVQEANSGNLNLYLAMDGEEVVGYCGLCEYREDEGALYIPLLNVRTDYHGKKIGRELVLKALERTVELGWPRLDLYTWAGNTKAVPLYKKCGFFWEDRDDTTHLMNFMPTVLNTEAVADYFAGIDWYSAGTRAIDVAPDGRKDNGFTYYEYSWESDTDSLRMEFERTGRGVRSIETDDYLVSVTAENFQLVCGAEYTVTYHLKNKSGKPLTVELEGKDHKNIKFDFKTSVTVEDETTIEAKFNLGGLDEEQNTMRTHPSVITRALINRKKAEFAVGVLSKRPAKVKGTVPGSPSFLEDEAVFYLDVENNFNEPAVFTIEFPESEFLELRGKLVTVDLEAKAKTSIAIPYVLKRFGFYSPELKVEAVTESGLKTTFAKRLGLGFKGPGARFSGECDDYWHIYNGLYHMYLRKFDNRLVPGRLTKGAQKTMGLFPKLGKPYSSEFSKRKPASVCYREEGGAMVMEAVYVSTDFNGIELVSESKLYGEGMLEQSYTIRNTRASETETPVCLNQPVYHELNQPVFALDGDIVGFNEKADGDYGLWDSKRISENWLFSRQGPYAHGVAWPRDASIHFESWYMYVEHELGHIPAGGELRTKPVTFTFGAYQDWREFREYATRLTHKSEVPMKPIEVQAAAREDGSAEIILSDRKTSFIDGEVSFAMAEASFYKTKVAQDDRKREVSAFTERGGAPLSSVSATYEINGISDTSEALVLNPADGPVFCGAEDREGLRVLAADNGVLSIAAAEGFYPSLFSLKVGGREWLDTSFPALAPRAWWNPWAGGMVTGFEGINTKSFAKEKTEVAPVSLLDGEGRTWQGLRVSTVFEENEGVKGLGIHQYFCMLPGVPILVNVTKLSQHSGTYFHRKNWFSQLFFKEGWVKNAGETRTYHAGKAEIVSFLSGHAVVGSNDCDAFLQFIADREMSSMETYMNKEVMLIGVDREVDLADGSEWLSAPSFLVGNDRVLTRDEVKALQKLSFKEVCDENH from the coding sequence ATGGAATTAACGAAAGAAAAAATCAGGATCGTTGAATATCATGAAGGACTTGCCGAGGGTGTCGCACAGATGTGGAACAAGAGCCGCGAAGGCTGGGGGGGAGATGCCCAGATTACGACGGCAGAAAAGGTCCGTGTCCAGGAAGCGAACTCGGGTAACCTTAATTTATACTTGGCGATGGATGGCGAAGAAGTCGTCGGCTATTGCGGGCTTTGTGAATACCGAGAGGACGAGGGGGCGCTGTATATCCCGCTCCTCAATGTACGGACTGATTACCATGGCAAAAAGATTGGCAGGGAGCTTGTCCTGAAGGCTTTGGAACGCACGGTCGAACTTGGCTGGCCGCGCCTCGACCTCTATACATGGGCGGGAAACACGAAAGCGGTGCCCCTTTATAAGAAATGCGGTTTCTTCTGGGAAGACCGTGATGACACTACCCATCTGATGAATTTCATGCCGACGGTTTTAAATACTGAAGCGGTTGCGGATTATTTTGCCGGAATTGACTGGTATAGTGCTGGTACACGGGCTATTGATGTGGCGCCTGATGGCAGGAAGGACAATGGCTTTACTTATTATGAATACAGCTGGGAGTCGGACACCGACTCGTTAAGGATGGAGTTTGAACGGACCGGCCGTGGCGTGAGGTCAATTGAAACGGATGATTACCTTGTTTCTGTTACAGCCGAGAACTTCCAGCTCGTCTGTGGAGCTGAATACACGGTCACATACCATCTGAAGAATAAATCGGGGAAACCGCTAACTGTTGAGCTTGAAGGTAAAGATCATAAGAATATCAAATTTGATTTTAAAACGAGTGTGACGGTTGAAGACGAAACAACGATTGAAGCGAAATTCAATCTTGGCGGACTGGATGAGGAGCAGAACACCATGCGCACCCATCCGTCCGTAATCACCAGGGCTTTGATCAACCGCAAGAAAGCGGAGTTCGCTGTTGGTGTCCTATCGAAGCGGCCGGCGAAGGTAAAGGGAACGGTACCCGGGTCGCCGAGCTTCCTGGAGGATGAGGCTGTATTCTATCTTGACGTCGAAAATAATTTCAACGAACCGGCTGTATTCACTATCGAGTTTCCTGAAAGCGAGTTTTTAGAGCTACGTGGAAAATTGGTTACTGTCGATCTCGAGGCAAAAGCGAAAACTTCAATTGCGATTCCTTATGTGCTGAAACGCTTCGGATTCTATTCACCAGAGCTGAAAGTGGAGGCAGTGACTGAAAGCGGGTTAAAGACCACTTTTGCCAAAAGGCTTGGTCTTGGCTTCAAAGGACCGGGGGCGAGGTTCAGCGGTGAATGCGATGATTACTGGCACATTTACAACGGTTTGTACCATATGTATTTGCGGAAGTTCGACAACAGGCTCGTTCCAGGCAGGCTGACAAAAGGCGCACAGAAAACAATGGGCCTTTTTCCGAAGCTAGGCAAGCCGTATTCCAGCGAATTTTCAAAACGGAAGCCCGCAAGCGTTTGTTACCGCGAGGAAGGTGGCGCCATGGTCATGGAAGCCGTTTATGTATCCACCGACTTCAATGGTATTGAGCTTGTCAGTGAGTCGAAGCTGTACGGTGAAGGAATGCTAGAGCAGTCTTATACCATCCGTAATACTCGCGCTTCGGAGACGGAAACGCCCGTCTGCCTAAATCAGCCTGTTTATCACGAACTCAATCAGCCGGTGTTTGCTCTGGATGGGGACATTGTCGGGTTCAATGAGAAAGCGGATGGTGATTACGGTTTATGGGACAGCAAAAGGATTTCCGAAAACTGGCTGTTCTCGCGCCAGGGGCCATATGCGCACGGAGTCGCCTGGCCGCGGGATGCGTCCATCCATTTCGAGTCGTGGTATATGTATGTGGAACACGAACTTGGCCATATTCCGGCTGGCGGGGAACTGAGGACGAAACCGGTCACGTTTACATTTGGTGCCTACCAGGACTGGCGGGAATTCCGTGAGTATGCGACTCGGCTGACGCACAAGAGCGAAGTGCCGATGAAACCAATTGAAGTGCAGGCCGCTGCCAGGGAAGACGGGTCTGCGGAAATCATCCTTTCCGACCGAAAAACAAGTTTTATTGATGGTGAAGTCAGTTTTGCTATGGCTGAAGCCTCTTTTTATAAAACAAAAGTCGCCCAGGATGATAGGAAGCGAGAGGTTTCAGCATTCACGGAAAGAGGCGGGGCACCGCTGTCCTCTGTGTCGGCAACTTATGAGATTAATGGAATTAGCGACACATCAGAAGCACTCGTCTTGAATCCTGCAGACGGCCCGGTTTTCTGTGGGGCAGAGGATCGTGAGGGGCTGCGGGTGTTGGCGGCAGATAATGGCGTCCTTTCGATTGCCGCGGCGGAAGGTTTTTATCCTTCCCTATTCTCGCTGAAAGTCGGCGGCAGGGAGTGGCTGGATACTTCTTTCCCTGCGCTAGCTCCACGAGCATGGTGGAATCCATGGGCCGGCGGAATGGTGACCGGCTTCGAAGGAATCAACACCAAATCTTTTGCAAAAGAAAAAACCGAAGTGGCGCCAGTCTCGCTTCTTGACGGGGAAGGCCGTACGTGGCAGGGGCTGCGCGTATCGACTGTTTTTGAAGAGAACGAAGGTGTTAAAGGCCTTGGTATCCATCAATATTTCTGTATGCTGCCAGGTGTTCCAATCCTTGTGAATGTCACGAAGCTCAGCCAGCACAGTGGGACGTATTTTCACCGTAAAAACTGGTTCAGCCAGCTGTTTTTCAAAGAGGGCTGGGTAAAGAATGCCGGGGAAACAAGGACTTATCATGCGGGAAAAGCGGAAATCGTTTCCTTCCTGTCCGGCCATGCGGTTGTCGGTTCGAATGACTGTGATGCCTTCCTCCAATTCATTGCCGACAGGGAAATGTCGTCAATGGAAACGTATATGAACAAGGAAGTCATGCTAATCGGAGTGGACCGGGAAGTCGACCTGGCGGACGGATCTGAATGGCTGTCCGCACCTTCGTTCCTTGTGGGGAATGACCGGGTGCTTACAAGGGATGAAGTGAAAGCCTTACAAAAACTGTCGTTTAAAGAGGTTTGCGATGAAAATCATTGA
- a CDS encoding amidohydrolase family protein encodes MKIIDAHIHYSNIASFHETARDLSKVDYSYEGIEKEFADNGVVLGIAMGVTETAGEGFPDSAADTPMGIDLTPAVPKNIVYCAGVNPFKLDRDALARLEREVQKPDCVGIKIYLGYYPFYAYDDVYEPVYRIAEEYGVPVVFHTGDTYSERGRLRFSHPLAIDEVAVKHRDMTIMMAHFGDPWVLDGAEIVYKNRNVYADLSGLVVGPDGEIRGLQQTRFFDHLLHALTFTNNYEKFLFGTDWPLTPIKPYIEFIADIIPQEHHEAVFYETALKVFPKIKKYL; translated from the coding sequence ATGAAAATCATTGATGCGCATATCCACTATTCCAACATTGCAAGTTTTCATGAGACGGCCCGGGACCTTTCGAAAGTTGATTATTCTTATGAAGGAATCGAGAAGGAGTTCGCAGACAATGGGGTTGTCCTCGGGATTGCGATGGGCGTGACAGAAACAGCCGGGGAAGGGTTTCCCGACTCGGCTGCCGATACGCCAATGGGCATCGATCTGACGCCCGCAGTGCCGAAGAATATCGTTTACTGCGCAGGGGTTAATCCCTTTAAATTAGATCGGGATGCGCTTGCAAGGCTTGAACGCGAGGTGCAAAAGCCCGATTGTGTCGGCATTAAGATTTATCTCGGCTACTATCCGTTTTACGCGTATGACGACGTCTACGAACCTGTTTACAGAATTGCGGAGGAGTACGGCGTCCCGGTTGTCTTTCACACTGGTGATACGTATTCCGAGCGAGGGCGCCTTCGTTTTTCGCATCCGCTCGCGATTGACGAGGTCGCAGTCAAACATCGGGACATGACAATCATGATGGCGCACTTCGGCGATCCGTGGGTCCTTGACGGTGCGGAGATCGTCTATAAAAACCGCAATGTGTATGCAGACTTGTCCGGCCTTGTTGTAGGGCCGGATGGGGAAATCAGGGGCCTGCAGCAAACGAGGTTCTTTGACCACCTTTTGCACGCTCTCACCTTCACGAACAATTACGAGAAATTCCTGTTCGGAACCGATTGGCCTCTCACGCCAATCAAGCCGTACATCGAATTCATTGCGGACATTATTCCGCAGGAACATCATGAAGCAGTGTTTTACGAGACAGCACTGAAGGTGTTTCCGAAAATAAAGAAGTATTTATAA
- a CDS encoding YhcN/YlaJ family sporulation lipoprotein, which yields MNKVIKASVVCLILLTMAGCGAGNGFNGNKAQINQLNTNKIGEDRPVRVSSKAARSVERLAEVQSAHVIIDNQSAYVAIRLNDAQSLRAQGYRTNKEDTGNKNAGTFGNPGYQGYGYGTQTGEYSGTGIGGGSIEGLALEDTGQSQKSFGAGNGANPGTTSNPKIITDSSTHGVSNSLIERIANLVASADPTIQRVYLSFNHEFYMRMNRFVDDVNNVQSGIGSDVRKAVKDLFGKQ from the coding sequence ATGAATAAAGTGATAAAAGCCAGCGTGGTTTGCCTGATTCTTTTGACAATGGCGGGCTGTGGGGCTGGCAATGGATTTAATGGAAATAAAGCACAAATAAATCAATTGAACACGAATAAAATTGGCGAGGATCGTCCGGTGCGAGTGTCTTCTAAAGCGGCCCGCTCGGTGGAACGCCTTGCTGAAGTACAGAGCGCCCATGTAATTATCGACAACCAAAGCGCCTATGTTGCTATTAGATTGAATGATGCCCAGAGTTTGAGGGCACAGGGTTACCGGACAAATAAGGAAGATACCGGCAATAAAAATGCAGGAACATTCGGAAATCCTGGATACCAGGGGTATGGTTACGGCACTCAAACCGGCGAGTACAGCGGTACAGGAATTGGCGGGGGCAGCATTGAAGGTCTGGCACTCGAAGACACAGGCCAAAGTCAAAAAAGCTTTGGCGCGGGAAACGGAGCCAATCCGGGCACAACTAGCAATCCAAAGATCATTACTGATTCATCAACACACGGAGTCTCCAATTCCCTAATAGAACGGATCGCCAACCTGGTCGCGAGTGCTGATCCAACCATTCAAAGGGTTTACCTGTCTTTCAATCATGAATTTTATATGAGGATGAACCGTTTTGTCGATGATGTTAACAATGTGCAAAGTGGAATTGGAAGCGACGTCAGAAAAGCAGTTAAGGATCTGTTCGGGAAGCAGTGA
- a CDS encoding diphthine--ammonia ligase, which yields MKERIAVSWSGGKDSGFATYKLLQEGNYIVDSLFTTITEDYQRVSIHGIRENLLEKQAESLGLPLRKMYIPKDCPNEVYQQRMDEMLESLQKEGITAVMFGDILLEDVRSYRENLVRNHGLKAIFPLWGLSTNKLIKEFTALGFKTITTCVDTEQLPSKFLGQVIDDDFLKELPEKADPCGENGEFHTFLFEGPLFKKKIDMIVGGKREDGRFHFCDLHLDS from the coding sequence ATGAAAGAACGAATAGCTGTTTCATGGAGCGGCGGTAAGGATAGCGGCTTCGCAACCTACAAGCTGTTGCAGGAAGGAAATTATATCGTGGATTCATTGTTTACGACGATTACCGAGGACTATCAACGGGTCAGCATCCATGGAATCAGGGAAAACCTGTTGGAAAAGCAGGCGGAGAGCCTCGGGCTGCCGCTAAGAAAAATGTACATACCAAAGGACTGCCCTAATGAAGTGTATCAGCAGCGGATGGATGAAATGCTGGAATCGCTGCAAAAAGAGGGGATCACCGCGGTGATGTTCGGGGATATTCTTCTCGAGGATGTAAGGAGTTACCGGGAAAATCTCGTCAGGAACCATGGCCTGAAAGCGATATTTCCGCTTTGGGGCCTGAGTACCAACAAACTTATCAAGGAATTTACCGCGTTGGGGTTCAAAACGATCACCACATGTGTGGATACGGAGCAGCTTCCGAGCAAGTTTCTTGGCCAGGTAATTGACGATGACTTTCTGAAGGAACTCCCGGAAAAAGCAGATCCGTGCGGAGAAAATGGTGAATTTCATACGTTTCTATTTGAAGGGCCCTTGTTCAAAAAGAAGATTGATATGATCGTTGGCGGTAAGAGGGAAGATGGACGGTTCCATTTTTGTGATTTGCATTTAGATTCATGA
- a CDS encoding DUF7018 domain-containing (lipo)protein: MKGKLLAVGLLAVGILTACNTSEAGGKDTKPAKIEMVKVSKEDYPKKLYDLKDRLDAEFKSISEVGKQSPGKKRDNQILEHLDALQEVVIDYKSIEAPEEYKEVQALLVQSMTHFDKSIGTMKEAIKKKDSELWLSSADSTDKADELWIEGYKLLHDLEPIGDGTINRQMLKDLDKSAGIDRDAVEENISEDGKELVGKWGNEGSTPSIVLFADGRYEGYANDAYPSKDNAFLGTWKYDKSTHVITFTNDKKFDDGKEVKPMRATMTMEVQDFKDGKIYLRDLETLGEFRYVAIE, translated from the coding sequence ATGAAGGGAAAACTATTGGCAGTGGGACTTCTCGCCGTGGGAATTTTGACGGCGTGCAATACGTCGGAAGCCGGCGGGAAGGATACGAAGCCTGCGAAGATCGAGATGGTCAAGGTTTCAAAAGAGGACTATCCGAAAAAACTTTATGATTTGAAAGACAGGCTGGATGCCGAGTTTAAATCGATTAGTGAGGTTGGCAAGCAAAGCCCAGGGAAGAAGCGCGATAATCAAATTCTCGAACATTTGGATGCCTTACAGGAGGTTGTAATCGACTACAAGTCAATCGAGGCACCAGAGGAATACAAAGAAGTGCAGGCTTTGTTGGTCCAATCGATGACTCATTTTGACAAGAGTATTGGAACGATGAAGGAAGCGATCAAGAAGAAGGATTCGGAACTATGGCTGAGTTCCGCAGATTCGACAGATAAAGCGGATGAGCTTTGGATTGAAGGCTACAAATTGCTGCATGACCTTGAGCCGATTGGTGATGGTACGATCAACAGGCAAATGCTGAAGGACCTGGACAAGTCCGCCGGCATTGACCGGGATGCGGTAGAAGAAAACATTTCCGAGGACGGGAAGGAACTCGTTGGGAAGTGGGGGAATGAAGGCTCGACGCCTTCCATCGTCCTTTTCGCGGACGGCCGTTATGAGGGCTATGCCAATGATGCGTATCCTTCTAAGGACAACGCCTTCCTGGGAACTTGGAAATATGACAAGAGCACACATGTCATAACATTCACTAATGATAAGAAATTCGACGACGGGAAAGAAGTAAAGCCGATGCGGGCAACGATGACGATGGAAGTCCAGGATTTCAAGGACGGGAAAATATATCTAAGGGACCTCGAAACGCTCGGTGAGTTCCGTTATGTGGCGATTGAGTAG